One genomic window of Moorella glycerini includes the following:
- a CDS encoding acyl-CoA dehydratase activase-related protein, giving the protein MKNNKWRLGVPRALFYYYYGPWWETFFQALGAEVVVSPPTCKEIMDLGVSLAVAEACLPVKVYYGHAAWLVPRVDALFVPRLVSVEKKSFICPKLMGLPDMLRAALKPCPLIIDTTVNLARRPEEGLAAAVQGMAGALGIKGSRVDLARAAAEDRYHAWLAKQQGESMATAGCSEEEPASRVYRSFSSPGQESRDALQVGVIGHGYLIFDQFLGMDIPGKVQRLGGKVILTENLTPLQVETACRQLPKLLYWTLGRKIMGAALHLMEQENVAGLIHLTAFGCGPDSLVGDLAERYARRRGKPFLLLTLDEHTGEAGLDTRLEAFMDMLYRRRSA; this is encoded by the coding sequence ATGAAAAATAATAAGTGGCGTTTGGGAGTGCCGCGCGCCCTCTTTTATTATTACTACGGCCCCTGGTGGGAAACCTTTTTCCAGGCCCTGGGAGCCGAGGTGGTAGTTTCGCCACCGACTTGCAAAGAAATCATGGACCTGGGGGTAAGCCTGGCGGTAGCCGAAGCCTGCCTGCCGGTAAAGGTCTATTACGGCCACGCTGCCTGGCTGGTCCCGCGAGTAGATGCCCTTTTTGTACCCCGGCTGGTCAGTGTAGAAAAAAAGAGCTTTATCTGCCCCAAACTTATGGGCTTACCGGACATGCTGCGGGCGGCTTTAAAGCCCTGCCCGCTCATTATTGATACTACGGTTAACCTGGCCCGCCGACCCGAGGAAGGCCTGGCGGCGGCCGTGCAGGGAATGGCCGGGGCACTGGGGATAAAGGGAAGTCGGGTAGATCTGGCCAGGGCGGCGGCAGAGGATCGTTACCACGCCTGGCTGGCCAAGCAGCAGGGAGAAAGTATGGCTACAGCTGGCTGCAGCGAGGAAGAGCCGGCTTCAAGAGTTTACCGTTCTTTTTCCAGCCCGGGCCAAGAGAGCCGGGACGCTTTGCAGGTGGGGGTTATTGGCCATGGTTACCTTATTTTTGATCAATTCCTGGGCATGGATATCCCCGGAAAGGTACAAAGGTTAGGCGGCAAGGTGATTTTAACGGAAAATTTAACCCCCCTCCAGGTAGAAACAGCCTGCCGGCAGCTGCCCAAGCTCCTCTACTGGACCCTGGGCCGTAAGATTATGGGGGCGGCCCTGCACCTGATGGAACAGGAAAACGTCGCCGGCCTGATTCACCTGACAGCCTTTGGCTGTGGTCCCGATTCCCTGGTGGGTGACCTGGCTGAACGCTATGCCCGCCGGCGGGGCAAGCCTTTTTTGCTTCTGACTTTAGACGAGCATACCGGCGAGGCCGGGCTCGATACCAGATTGGAGGCCTTCATGGATATGCTCTACCGGAGGCGATCCGCATGA
- a CDS encoding spore germination protein — MTILGDIVKVDKKLDVNVDWIMEELGVGQSFDVIRRDITLAGRRATLFYINGLVKDEIMTYILTSFSRLEEEDLTPNAFLQLYNKYVSYIQVEDVDDLHKAVDKIVCGEIALIVDGFNKVIAIDVRKYPARMPEESDLERVVRGSRDNFVETILFNANLLRRRVRDPKLRMEMLQVGSRSKTDVAVVYIKDIANPRLVDTIKEKIKAIKMDGLPMAEKSLEEFIGPGSFWNPFPRVRYTERPDVAAAHLLEGHVLVMVDTSPSVMILPATLFHHLQHAEEFRQAPLIGTFLRTVRFLGVAVSVFLPPLWLLVSLQPDLLPPDLSWIGPKKLGAIPLAVQFIFAEMGIDLMRMAAIHTPTALATALGLIAAVLIGEIAVAVGFFNPEVILYMAIAAVGIFATPSYELGMANTLVRIALLIGVGLFRLPGFVAVTLGTFLLLLTTKSFGLPYLWPLIPFNGSALKDIFVRPPVPLQKLRPRALHPLDLDRQPYPEPARKPLQREKRIWPQFMEDEDDNHEK, encoded by the coding sequence ATGACTATTTTAGGCGATATTGTCAAGGTTGATAAAAAACTTGATGTCAACGTTGACTGGATTATGGAGGAGCTGGGGGTGGGCCAAAGTTTTGACGTGATCCGGCGCGATATTACCCTGGCAGGACGTAGGGCCACCCTGTTTTATATCAACGGACTGGTAAAAGATGAAATCATGACCTACATCCTTACCTCTTTCTCCCGGCTGGAAGAGGAGGACCTTACTCCCAATGCGTTCTTGCAATTGTACAACAAGTACGTAAGCTATATCCAGGTCGAAGATGTCGATGACCTGCACAAAGCAGTGGATAAAATCGTGTGCGGCGAAATTGCCTTGATTGTTGATGGTTTTAACAAAGTAATCGCCATTGATGTCCGCAAATATCCGGCCCGCATGCCCGAAGAATCCGACCTGGAACGGGTGGTACGCGGCTCCAGGGATAATTTTGTGGAAACCATACTGTTTAATGCCAATCTACTGCGCCGCCGGGTGCGCGACCCCAAGCTGAGGATGGAAATGCTCCAGGTCGGCAGCCGGTCCAAGACAGATGTGGCCGTGGTTTATATTAAAGACATAGCCAACCCGCGCCTGGTAGACACAATTAAAGAAAAGATTAAAGCCATCAAGATGGATGGCCTCCCCATGGCGGAAAAATCCCTGGAGGAGTTTATTGGCCCCGGGAGTTTCTGGAATCCCTTCCCGCGGGTGCGCTATACCGAGCGGCCGGATGTAGCCGCCGCCCATCTCCTGGAGGGGCACGTCCTGGTGATGGTGGATACATCTCCCAGCGTCATGATCCTCCCGGCAACCCTTTTCCACCATCTCCAGCACGCCGAAGAATTTCGCCAGGCGCCCCTCATCGGTACTTTTTTACGCACGGTACGTTTTTTAGGCGTGGCTGTTTCCGTATTTTTGCCGCCCTTGTGGCTCCTGGTATCCCTGCAACCGGATCTATTACCCCCGGACCTTTCCTGGATCGGGCCGAAAAAATTAGGGGCCATCCCCCTGGCAGTGCAATTTATCTTTGCCGAGATGGGTATTGACCTGATGCGTATGGCAGCCATTCATACCCCTACAGCCCTGGCCACAGCTTTAGGATTAATTGCCGCTGTACTGATTGGTGAAATTGCCGTCGCGGTAGGTTTCTTTAACCCGGAAGTAATCCTTTATATGGCCATTGCCGCCGTCGGTATCTTTGCCACCCCCAGCTATGAATTGGGTATGGCCAATACCCTGGTACGGATTGCTTTGTTAATCGGCGTGGGGCTGTTCCGCCTGCCCGGTTTTGTGGCCGTGACCCTGGGCACCTTTTTATTGCTGCTTACCACCAAATCCTTCGGCCTGCCCTATCTCTGGCCCCTGATACCCTTTAACGGTAGCGCTCTAAAGGACATTTTTGTGCGGCCACCGGTACCCTTACAAAAATTGCGGCCCCGGGCCCTGCATCCCCTGGACCTGGACCGGCAGCCCTACCCGGAACCGGCCCGCAAGCCCTTGCAGCGGGAGAAGCGCATCTGGCCGCAATTTATGGAAGACGAGGATGATAACCATGAAAAATAA
- the spoVAE gene encoding stage V sporulation protein AE, which produces MAFLIGGLICLVGQLIMDLTPYKVTPAHILVGFVTGGAILSALGLYGPLVKIGGAGATIPISGFGHNLAQGTLEAVQAKGLLGAFSGGVTAGAAGIAAAVIFGFCMAVLFNPRG; this is translated from the coding sequence ATGGCCTTTCTTATCGGCGGCCTCATTTGCCTGGTGGGGCAGCTCATTATGGATCTGACGCCGTATAAGGTAACACCGGCCCATATCCTGGTAGGGTTTGTCACGGGGGGGGCGATTTTAAGCGCCCTGGGCCTCTACGGGCCCCTGGTGAAAATCGGCGGGGCGGGAGCCACCATTCCCATCAGCGGTTTTGGTCATAACCTGGCCCAGGGTACCCTCGAAGCCGTCCAGGCTAAAGGGCTCCTGGGGGCCTTCAGCGGCGGCGTCACCGCCGGCGCTGCAGGTATTGCGGCGGCAGTTATTTTTGGCTTTTGTATGGCTGTTCTTTTTAATCCCCGGGGATAG